ATAAGGGGAATAACATCATTTTTTGACAACGACAATCTGTGCTTCCTTGTGAAGCTTGAAATCTCTATATAACTTTCTtctgtaaacacaaaagaagatattttgagaaatgtcagtgattttgtgtccatacaatgaccaaacattcttcaaaatctctctttttctgttctgcagaatagtcataaaggtttggaataacatggaggtgaggaaatgatgaaagaatttggatatttgggtgaactatttctttaacaacaCAAGCGCTTTAAGAAAAACATTAGCAGAGTGTTTCTGGTTTACATCCTTCAGGTAGACATTCTGGGTGAACATTCCTGAAACCAGGTGAACCTCCAACCCATATTTTGAGTGAAAACATTCCCCAGTAATCCCATTTCAATCAAAGCCTGAAGTTTTAATGTAAACCATCTATCCAGAGCCAACACCTCAACAACTAAAAAGTCCCTCCCATCCCTCTCGACCCCACCCTCAAGCAGTCCAATCTACTTTCACTTCTAATGCAGTTGTAGCCCTTGAACATTTGGATTTGTGgggaatgctttttaaaacaaacaaaaaaactaacaatgtgTACTAGCTCTTAAAAAGAGGTCGACTGTAGCCCGCAGACAGGTTTGAGGAACTGGGACCAGTGACCACTCTATGATGTTATAACAGCTGTGAGAACTTAGCCATTTGGCTGGAAGCAGCAtgcaagtgtgtttgtgtgtgtgtgataattCAGTGGCCGCCAGAGGCTATGAAGAACGCACACAGTTGGGTGGTGGCTACACCACTTTGTAAATTCTACATTACATTTTACTACCCACAATACAGTTCAGGGTTTTTTTATGCAGTAGAAGCGCATTCTAAGATGCATTTAATGTCTAGGCTTATTTATTGGTATTAAATGCAAAACTTGTATTATCAATgcagtacgtgtgtgtgtatgaacaAATATTTGTCTTGGATCATAAAGGGGGTCTAGCGTAACAATCATTTTAATTGACTTAATAGCTTTTAAGCAATGATTTTATTTACTGAACCCGTTTACCATGGTAAATCAGAGACACAAGTGAACTGACCATTTGGTGTTGCCAGtactaaacacacaaacaacttaaAACTGATCACATGCCGTCAAAAAATTTCCTCAAAGTATAACTGATAATTTATTATagtataaaatgttatttatacaaTATGTAAAGCTATAGTTTGTAATGCAACAATTCCTTTGTGTGACTGATTAACCTGTATAAGTTAACAttataacataaataaacagtGTTATCTTGTAACAGTAATGTCATTTCTATATGTActactgtatttattattaaaataataaaatggagaaaacactTACCATGTTTAGTTTTCGTTTGCTGACTTCGGTCGTAGTATATTGTCAGTTTTCCCTGCAAAATAGACGCAAGgttatttattagtttttttactttttgatttCGTTTATCTGTGTACACACATATATGAGCTAAGACGTTTTGAGCCTCTTACCTGACTGTGTTAAAATGTACAAGATTGATAAAGTAGTCCACATCAATGATAAACGCTCCAGCGGTAGAAGTGTCTTCTCTGACAGAGTCAATGCACATATGCGTGAGCGCCGAGCGCTTTTGAGCGCTGTCAGTTTCCGACAGCACGCGCTCAACCAATAAGCGAGCGCGTCATTCAGCTAACCAATCACAGAGGGAGAATTAAAACCAAGCGTTTCTGATCTGTTGACATTTTAACAGATACATTTATACCGTTTGATAATACTTTAATACTCTTTCGATTCCAGTTAAATGTAGCTCAGACAGTTATCTCATTTTTAATGGACACGATCCTAATATGATTTTTCCTCATTTTCtgaattaaaattttattttcaaatgtattatttcaacTTGAACTAATAAACTAAACCAACTCTAAATAAATAAGTTGAGAGGGGGATCTGAGGTCACTTATTTACTACGCAGTCAAATCACTTTTAACACgtttacagtatacatttataCTGTTTGGTAATAATTGAATACTCTTTTCGATTCCAGTTAAATGTAGCTCAGACAGTTATCTCATTTTTAATGGATACAATCCTAATATGATTTTTCCTCAttttctgaataaaaaaatattttcaagtttgttattttaacttgAACTAATAAACTAAACCAACTCTAAATAAATAAGTTGAGAGGGGGATCTGAGGTCACTTATTTACTACGCAGTCAAATCACTTTTCAAGCGGTTTTAATGCCACGTTTTAATCCGCAACAGAATTGCATTTTTAACAGGATTTTTagaataaaatgtttaactatTCTAAGTTTATTTACCATTTCTTACAGTTATTTTTACGGAATTATTTTAACGGAGGGGTTAACAAGATTGAATAGTTGACAGCTTGATCAGTAGGTTTCGAAGTCTCGCGTGTACTACGCAAAGTGTCCCTCTGACGCCACCATGCGGTCatgtatatgattttttttatattaaaaactttttatatttcattaactGTTTCATAAATATTTGATCTCAATACGGTTTATTAGTTGACCGATAGACCGTTTGTTAATTATTTGGAGGTCACTCTAACGCCAGAGTCTTCCTATGACGCCACCATGTGGTCATTCAAAGAGGTGAGCATGCAGAATAAATCCACAATAAAAGGTTTAACTTTTGCATGTATGAAACTGTCCATGAACAAGACCGACCATAAACAGTTTAAAATGTCTCTTGCATCCTTCATCAGCTTAAACTTTGACTGACTTCTTCTGAAAGACTCCTTCTTGAACGGGGCAGGTTGTCACAATGAGATGATACCTAGTTAAGCTCAAACAACAAATTTAACTGTCTTTAGTGCATGTTTTTCagctaaatattaaattaaaaaaggaaattatTTCCAAAACATGACTTGAGTATTTAAACCCAAAACCTTTGCATTttcaatgctctaccaattgagctacagaaaacaAGACCCAGAGACACTTCATATAAAAGACACAAGCAGCATAAAGGTTTATGTTACATATCAGCTTTTATTTCCAACAAAATCTTGTATGGTATTATTTAGATATTAAACCAAAGACTGTCTAAGCTTTTTATAGCTCTTAAAATGTGCTCGACACTTTCATCTgaagaatgaataaaaacagcccTATGACCTACAGACAGTGAAAACAAGGCACAAACAttccacaaaagaaaaagatgTTACAGCAACAGGAACGAGAAATGTGTGGACGGATATGAATATTTTACATGTTAGTCAATTTTAGACCGTGTCAAAGTCCAACTAGTAGACTCTCGAGACGCTTTAGTGTGTGAGAAAATGTTACGCTGTGGTTCAGAGCGAAGGAGCCAGCGATTTTTATATGGTCCGTCATGCAACGATATACAGTTTGAGCCAGTGATGAAGATTCGGTGCCAAAGTTTTAGAAAGGTGAAGTTTCGTTTGCTTTGTGTGCTCACATTAACTACATAATAAACATAGAGTTTCATAAAATCAGCACATTCATAGAATCAGTGACCGGATTTATAGCAAAGTCCTCACCCATCCCGTTATTACTCTGTCAAAAACTAAAACCAAGATCAATAGAAAGAAATATCAGAATATAATCCCGACTCTCATTTCAATCTCATTTttttgacagaaaaaaaactccaaaataaaatatttacaaattgaGAACCGGTTTAAAATGAGGTTCAGGAAAGAAGGGCGGTGTGCCGGAATTCAGGGATAACTGGAATTCTGTGAAGTTTCTTTTCCATAAAGTCCTTtatcacaataaaaacatttagattCTTATAGGTACTTGAAGGCAGTCTTGCATGTCGTGTAGAAATCCGTTGACCAAGTAGTTTACACCTTCCTGGGGAATAACAACAGCATTTACAAGGTTAGTAAAAAGTGAATTGATTTCCAAATGTGAATACTAAAATATgtacaaaagaaaatgtgtgcATCTTTTCTGTCCATATGTATTAACCTTGTCGTTTTCTTGGCCGCCGGCATTAAAAAAGGCCGCAGTCCTTCAGGTTGTTTTTGATGATGACGTCTGTGACTGCGTCGAACACAAACTGTACGTTCTTGGTGTCAGTAGCACAGGTAAAGTGGGTGTAGATCTCTTTCGTGTCCTTTTTCTTATTGAGATCCTCAAACTTGGTCTGGATGTAACTGGCAGCCTCGTCATATTTGTTGGCTCCTGGGTAAAGattgtacagaaatgtttagATGTTTAGTTAGGTACAGGTGGAGCGAGTCGTTTTTTCCTCACAGACCTGAGTACTCAGGAAAGCAGATGGTGAGAGGTCTGCATGTGATCTTCTCCTCGAACAGATCCTTCTTATTGAGGAACAGGATGATGGAGGTCTCGGTGAACCACTTGTTGTTACAGATGGAGTCAAACAGCTTCATGCTCTCGTGCATGCGATTCtgaaacgcacacacactgtgttGATGGATAATACGACACAAGGGGGCGCTGTTAGCACACTTTTGTTCTCTCAAACTTTGTCGCTCAACCATCGGATCCTCAGGATTGTGACATGGAAGAGATAAACACACTCACCATCTCCTCGTCTTCTGCTAGCACCAGGTCATACGCACTCAGGGCCACACAAAAGATTATAGCCGTGACTCCCTCAAAACAATGGATCCATTTCTTCCTCTCCGACCTCTGACCTCCAACATCAAACatcctgaaagagagagagatcagcTTGTAAAAGACAGAAAACTGaaagacaataaaaaatgacaaaagtgatGCTTTGCTCTTTACCAAGCGTGTCACAAAAACAACATGCAGTTTTCTCCTATACATAGTAGCTAAGTAGGTGTATTCGGACGCAACATTAGTATACGCACGTCCAAATCTCACGAGAAATGGTCCACCacccgggtatttctcgcctactgttttgtgaatactgaTGATTCGGATATACTATTCGTgttttttgcctactatatagtaaggaagtatgccatttcggattcagccaaAGTTTCACATCTTagtgtaaatcaactcagagttcacattttaactctgtgttggttgaacctccttattaaAACAGGCTGGTGAACTATTTATAGTGCATCGATTTGTGTACATGACAAAACATGAATATAAAAGGTGTTCACAAACAAAGTATGAAACATCTCTTACTTGAAGTGCAGATCTTTAAAAGTGAAATGCGTCTCCACAATCCCAGTGGTCTTTACTCTGGTCCTCAGAACATCCTGCTGGGTGGGAATGTAGTTCGCTTGTCCTACCCTATCCAGATCATTTAGATAACtacgcaaacaaacaaacacgcataATTAGCTCGTTCACATAAACAGCGCAGATAAAAGTACATAATCATTAACACAATCTTGACAAGAACATTCTGTCAATCCTCTGAGCGTGCTGAGTGTCTTCATTCATCTCACGCTGTGTGGCAAAAAGTCTTATGTTAATATTTATACCGTCTTTGCTGATTTGTGTGATTTGACATCTGCTTTACTGTCAGATAAGGTTAGTTTACATAGCTTTGTCTTGTCAAAGTGGAATACTGTTTACTGTATGGGTTCCCAAACCTCTTGTCATGAATATTATTTAGCACATTTTATTagtaaattaacatatttatatattacataaataATCGGTATTATACAGTTTATTGTAATGTCACTTTTCAATATTAGTATTTATTAACgtgtatgaaaaaaaatattaagtgttATTTTCAAACCCCTTGTAATGTTTTTACTATCCTCTAGGGGGCGTACAAACGCCCAGAGTTCACAAACTCCATATGGCATGCTGCAGAGATTACTATTGTATACTGCCTTCATAAAATaccttttaataaacaaaaacaatatgtCTCTGTTTTTATCTGTGTATgtggtatttttttttaatttgttggTATTGTGTAAGGTACCTTGAGAAGCTTCTTatatgataataataacaataacaattattattattattataaaaccgTATGGTAACAAACAATGCTGGGTATTCTATGCACACAGAAAAGCATGCATACCGTATTTAAACACTTGCATACTACTATTTCCAGTATGCATTCTCAGCGGTGTATAAATGAGTAAGTGTGAGGAATTAAACTGAGCCGGATGGATTTGATTTCCTTAAGAGCTCTCAGCAAAG
The Triplophysa rosa linkage group LG7, Trosa_1v2, whole genome shotgun sequence genome window above contains:
- the gnai2b gene encoding guanine nucleotide-binding protein G(i) subunit alpha-2b; this encodes MGCTVSAEDKVASERSKMIDKNLREDGEKAAREVKLLLLGAGESGKSTIVKQMKIIHEDGYSEDECKQYRAVVYSNTIQSIMAIIKAMSNLKIDYGEPGRVDDARQLFALSAAAEEQGILTDDLANVMRRLWADGGVQGCFARAREYQLNDSAAYYLNDLDRVGQANYIPTQQDVLRTRVKTTGIVETHFTFKDLHFKMFDVGGQRSERKKWIHCFEGVTAIIFCVALSAYDLVLAEDEEMNRMHESMKLFDSICNNKWFTETSIILFLNKKDLFEEKITCRPLTICFPEYSGANKYDEAASYIQTKFEDLNKKKDTKEIYTHFTCATDTKNVQFVFDAVTDVIIKNNLKDCGLF